Part of the Sylvia atricapilla isolate bSylAtr1 chromosome 1, bSylAtr1.pri, whole genome shotgun sequence genome, GACAAAAAGGGGGGAGCGACAGGAGAGCGAGCACCCCAGTGGGGGAGAAGGAGGTGGAAGCCCGGAGGAGTCGCCCGGTCCCGAGGGCGGCAGGGCATCGCCGCCCGGCCGCGAAGGGGCCGGCCCCGCCAGCGACCCCGGGCCGGCGGGCTGAGGCGGGCGCGGAGCCCGCTGCCCTGCGCTGCCGGTCTCGCCTGCCGCCGCGGAGCTGTCCAAGCCGGCGAGGGGACAGAAAGCCCCTGGGTCGCCTCGCTGCCTCCCACCTCCCTTGAGGCCGAGCCGAGGGGCGGGGGTCGCGCCCGCCCAGCGGAGCCGCGGGGTGCGGGGGGGCCGGCGGCGCCGTCGCCATGAAGCTGGAGGTGTTCTCGCAGCACTACGAGGACAAGCTGAGCACCGGCAGCGACCAGGAAGGCTGCGGCTCGCTCTCCCCGGCTCCGGCGGAGAGCGAGCTGGGCTCGGACGGTGACTGCGCGGCCAACAgcccgggcggcggggccgggcggccgGGGCAtcccccgccgcctccccccaCGCCGCAGCCCCCGCCACCGCCGGCGGCCGAGAGCGCCAAGGGGAAGCCCTACACGCGGCGGCCGAAGCCGCCCTACTCCTACATCGCGCTGATCGCTATGGCCATCCGCGACTCTGCGGGCGGCCGCCTGACCCTGGCCGAGATCAACGACTACCTGATGAGCCGCTTCCCCTTCTTCCGCGGCGCCTACACCGGCTGGCGCAACTCGGTGCGCCACAACCTCTCCCTCAACGACTGCTTCGTCAAGGTGCTGCGCGACCCGGCGCGGCCCTGGGGCAAGGACAACTACTGGATGCTGAACCCCAGCAGCGAGTACACCTTCGCCGACGGCGTCTTCCGCCGCCGCCGCAAGCGCCTCagccgcgccgccccgccgccgcagcccgcccgccccgccgccggcgccCCGCCGCAAGTGCCGCAGGAGGCGGCCGGAGCGGGCGCCGCGTCCCCCGGCGCTTCCCCGCGGTGCTGCTGCGCCTCCTCGCCCTGTCGCTGCGCGCCGGGCGCCAAGGAGGCagcggcggggggcggcggggcgaggccggcgggcggcggccccgccAAGTTCTCCAGCTCCTTCGCCATCGAGAGCCTCCTGCAGCGGCCGGCGGGACCCCGCGCcgccccgcagccgccgccggccccgc contains:
- the FOXQ1 gene encoding LOW QUALITY PROTEIN: forkhead box protein Q1 (The sequence of the model RefSeq protein was modified relative to this genomic sequence to represent the inferred CDS: deleted 1 base in 1 codon) — its product is MKLEVFSQHYEDKLSTGSDQEGCGSLSPAPAESELGSDGDCAANSPGGGAGRPGHPPPPPPTPQPPPPPAAESAKGKPYTRRPKPPYSYIALIAMAIRDSAGGRLTLAEINDYLMSRFPFFRGAYTGWRNSVRHNLSLNDCFVKVLRDPARPWGKDNYWMLNPSSEYTFADGVFRRRRKRLSRAAPPPQPARPAAGAPPQVPQEAAGAGAASPGASPRCCCASSPCRCAPGAKEAAAGGGGARPAGGGPAKFSSSFAIESLLQRPAGPRAAPQPPPAPHARLLWPAPPAPPHLLPGPFPLLPYPPAAQPPPAALYGGGLLQLCAYGLAEPSPPALLLGGGRPALAPGEAAPLAERPRAPLFHAGLPKGGRGPPPGSPIYGPLRLAGPLPPPPPGGSASFQPYAVETPLA